GAGAAGGACCTGTACGACCTGGTGATCCTGAATTTCGCCAATCCGGACATGGTGGGCCATACAGGCAGCCTGAAGGCTGCCATTGCGGCCCTGGAAGCCGTGGATGAATGTGTGGGCAGCCTGGTGGATACCATCCTGAAAAAGGGCGGGGCCGTGTGCATTACGGCGGATCACGGGAACCTGGAAGAAATGGAAGACCCGGTGACCCATGCACCCATGACCAGCCATACCACCAATCCGGTGCCGTTCCTGGTGGCAGGGGCGGACGCCGGCACAAAGGTAGAAAACGGGGGCCTGAGCGATATTTCGCCCACCCTGCTGGATCTGCTGGGCCTGCCGAAACCGGAGGCCATGACAGGCCATTCCCTGCTGATGAAATAATCGATTTTGTCCGCCCCTGAAAGGGGCGGGGGACCGTTGCGCTTCAGCGCAATGGTGGTGGGGTTTTTACACCCGATGTGAGACCCCTACCCGCCAGGCGGGTTCGTTCCCCCTTTCAGGGGGACACAATAAATTTTAAACACGAGGTGATTACAATGCCGATCATTGAAAATGTTTGTGCAAGAGAAATCCTGGATTCCCGGGGCAATCCCACGGTTGAAGTGGATGTGCTGCTGGACGACGGCACCATTGGCCGCGCTGCCGTTCCTTCCGGTGCTTCCACCGGTGTCCATGAAGCCGTGGAACTGCGGGACGGGGACAAGGACCGTTTTGGCGGCAAGGGCGTTTCCAAAGCCGTGGAAAACGTCAACGATGCCATTGCTGATGTGATCATCGGACTGGATCCCACCCGTCAGGTGGAAATCGACCAGGCCATGATCCGTCTGGACGGGACCCCCAATAAGGGCAAACTGGGTGCCAACGCCATCCTGGGTGTCTCCCTGGCTGTGGCCAAGGCAGCTGCCAATGCCGTGGGTCTGCCTCTGTACCAGTACCTGGGCGGCGTCAACGCCAAGGAACTGCCGGTTCCCATGATGAACATCCTGAACGGGGGTGCCCATGCAGACAACAACGTGGACATCCAGGAATTCATGATCATGCCCGTGGGCGCTGACAGCTTCGCCGAAGCCCTGCGCATCAATGCAGAAATCTACCAGGCCCTGAAGAAAGTGCTGAAGGGCAAAGGCCTGGCAACGGCCGTAGGCGATGAAGGCGGCTTCGCTCCCAACCTAGAAAGCAACGAAGAAGCCCTGCAGGTGATCGTGGAAGCCATCGAAAAAGCCGGTTACAAACCCGGTGAACAGGTCCGTCTGGCCATCGACACCGCTGCCAGCGAACTGTTCGAAGACGGTAAGTACAACCTGAAAGGGGAAGGCGTGGTCAAGACTGCCGACGAAATGGTGGAATGGTACGCTTCCCTGTGCGAAAAATACCCCATCATATCCATTGAAGACGGCCTGGCCGAAGACGACTGGGACGGCTGGAAGAAACTCACCGATGCCCTGGGCAAAAAAGTCCAGCTGGTGGGCGATGACCTGTTCGTTACCAACGTGGAACGGCTGAAGAAGGGCATCGAACAGGGTGTGGCCAATGCCATCCTGATCAAACTGAACCAGATCGGGACCCTGACCGAAACCCTGGATGCCATTGAAATGGCCAAACGGGCTGGCTATACCGCCATCGTTTCCCACCGGAGCGGTGAAACGGAAGATACCACCATTGCCGATGTGGTGGTGGGCACCAACGCCGGTCAGATCAAATCCGGGGCTCCCTGCCGGACCGACCGGGTGGCCAAGTACAACCAGCTGCTGCGGATCGAGGAAGATCTGGGCGCTGCGGCACAGTACAACGGCATGAAGGTGTTCTACAACATCAAATAATAAAGCCATGAGCTGTGGCTGAAGGAAAGGACCTGCCTCTGTGAGGGGACAGGTCCTTTTTGCATGGGGGAGAACCCACCACCATTGCGCTTTGGCGCAATGGTCCCCCGCCCTTGAAAAGGGCGGATATCCCATTATCAGAGGCTCTGCTTTTTCACTGAAATTCCACAAAGCTATGGTACAATAAAAAGAAAACGTCGGAACATTCCTGCAAAAGGAGGAAATGCCTTGAACGAACATCCGGACAATACCTACGAAGCCTGGCGGCCGGTCCTGGAACAGGTGATGCAGCGCCTGGTGGGGGCCATCGAACAGTACAACGAAACAGAAAAGCAAAAAACAGGGCAGAGTGCCTACGAACATCTGATTTACCGGGTGAAGGATGTGGCCAGCATGGAAGAAAAATGCAGGCGGAAGGGACTGCCGGTGAATGCGGTATCGGCCCTGCACACCATCCATGACGCCATCGGACTGCGGATCGTCTGCCGCTTTTTAAGCGACATTGAACGGAACATTGCTGACATCCGGAAGATCCCCGGCTGCACCATCATCCAGGAAAAGGACTACATCCGCAACGTCAAGCCCAATGGGTACCGGTCGTACCACATGATCCTGCGGCTGGAGATGCCCTTTGCCGACGTGGAAGGCCACGAGCCGGGCATTTTCTACGCGGAAATCCAGCTGCGCACCATCGCCATGGATTCCTGGGCCAGTCTGGAACATGAAATGAAGTACAAACATGAAATCAGGAACCCGGAACTGATCGGCCGGGAACTGAAACGGTGTGCCGATGAACTGGCCGCCTGTGACCTGTCCATGGAAACCATCCGGAAACTGATCCGGGAAGCCTGAGGAAAGGAGCCATCCCTCTATGAAAATCCTGCTTGCAGAAGATGAAAAACCCATGTCCATGGCCCTGGTGGCGGTGCTGGAACACAGCGGCTACCAGGTGGACGCCGTATACGACGGCCAGGCGGCTGTGGACAAAGCCCGCCAGAATATCTATGACGCCATGGTCTTTGACATTATGATGCCTGTGAAGGACGGCATTACCGCACTGACGGAACTGCGGAAGGAAGGGGACCGGACCCCGGTGATCATGCTGACGGCCAAAGCCGAGGTGGATGACCGGATCACGGGCCTGGACGCCGGTGCCGATGACTACCTGACGAAACCCTTTGCCATGGGGGAACTGCTGGCCCGGCTGCGGAGCCTGACCCGGCGCCAGGAGGACTTTAACCGGGATACCCTCCAGGCGGGCAGCGTGACCCTGAACTGCGCCGAAGGGGAACTATCCAGCAAGAGTGCAGTACGCCTTTCTCCCAAGGAAACCCAGTTGATGAAGTACTTTATGCAGCATCCCAATAAGCCCTGCGACACCCAGCTGCTGTTCAACCATGTGTGGCAGGATGAGCAGGAGGACCGGGGCGTTGTCTGGATCTACGTTTCCTACCTGCGGGAGAAACTCCATGCCATCGGAGGCAATCTGACCATCACCGGGCACCAGGACGGGGCTTTTACCCTGCAGAGTGCCGCAGTGGCCAATTAAGGAGCGGCCATGGACATCATCCATCGCCTGCGGCGGAAATTCCTGTTCCTGGCGTTCATCGCCGTGGTCCTAATCCTGGCAGGGGCCCTGGGATTGATCAACACCATCACTTATATGAAGATGCGGGGAGAGGTGGATACCCTGCTGGATGTGATCGTGCAGAACGACGGGGTCCTGCCCGTACACCAGCCGGGGACCAGTACCCAGAGCTGGCTCAGCGATCCGGAATGGTTCAATGACACCCCGGAATTCGCCCACCAGACCCGGTATTTCAGCGTGGTGATGGACGAAAAAGGGAAGATCCAGCGGCTGAATCTTTCCAATATCTCTGCCTTTACTGAGCTCCAGGCCCTGGAAATTGCCAGCAGGCTGGCGGAAGCAAATGCCAGCCAGCCGGTACGGGGAATGTTCAAGAACAAACGGGCCAGCTATGCCTATGAAGTGTCCGGAAGGGATGCGGGGGGCAAGCTGGTGGTGGTCATGGACTGCACCCGGGACGTGGGGGCCGTGGAGGCTTTCAGCCGGTATTCCCTGCGGTTCGGCCTTGTCTGTGTGATCCTGTACCTGCTGGTCCTGGGCTTTTTGTCCAACTATGCCATCCGTCCTTTTGTGGAGAACATGGAGAGCCAGAAGCGGTTCATCACCAATGCCGGCCATGAGCTGAAGACGCCGGTGGCCATTATTTCCGCCAATGCGGAGGCTCTGGAACTGATCAGCGGCAAGAGCCAGTGGACGGATAACATCCTGGTCCAGGTGAAGCGGGTGACCCGGCTGATCAACGAACTGATCATGCTGGCCAGGATGGGAGAAAAGAACCAGAAGCAGCTGAAGCTGGAGCCGGTGGATGTGAGCCAGTGCTTCACAGACGCGGTCCATTCTTTTGCCCCCCTGGTGGAAAATGAAAAGAAGAAGCTGGAAAGCCAGATTCCCGAGGGCATCGAAGCGGAATCGGACCCCAAATACCTGTACGAGATCTTCACCATTTTCATGGACAATGCGGCCAAGTACTGCGACGATGGCGGAACCATCCGGGCTGTGCTGGAACCCCATGGGAAGAAGGGGTTCCGGGCCCTGGTGTCCAATGACTACAAAAATGGGGCAGGACAGGATTACACCCATTTCTTTGAACGGTTCTACCGGGGCGACGAAAGCCACAACAGCCAGAAAGCCGGCTACGGCATCGGCCTTTCCATGGCCCAGGAAGCCACCCGGCTGCTGGGCGGCAAAATTCAGGTGGAATACAGGGACGGGGTGATTACCTTCGGGGTGAGTTTTTAGGGGGGGAGAACACCTGTTGGCTCAAGTCTCCTAGTCCTGTGGAAAAGGGGGAAAGGGCCTGCTTGGCGGGAAATATGGTATATAATTGAAGAAAACACGGTGGTCACGCAATGGCCACCGTGAATTATACTATGGTTTAGAAACTCTGGACAAAACGCCTCTGTATGGGCTATAATGATAGAATCTAACAATAAAGTATAAAACCCCGCATTCTTGCGGGGTTTTTCTTGTTTACGGCAGACAGACGGCAAAAATAATTTTAAAAAATATCGTTGACCGCTTTTGCCGCAGCCAACTGGATGTCTTTTGTGTTGTTGGCGTACGTGGTACTGACGGTTTGGATGGTATCACCCAGCAGGTTGGCCACCAGGTTGATGTCACCGGTTTCATGGAGCATCAGTGTGGCGTAGGTGTGCCGGAAGGCATGG
This region of Acidaminococcus timonensis genomic DNA includes:
- a CDS encoding response regulator transcription factor; the encoded protein is MKILLAEDEKPMSMALVAVLEHSGYQVDAVYDGQAAVDKARQNIYDAMVFDIMMPVKDGITALTELRKEGDRTPVIMLTAKAEVDDRITGLDAGADDYLTKPFAMGELLARLRSLTRRQEDFNRDTLQAGSVTLNCAEGELSSKSAVRLSPKETQLMKYFMQHPNKPCDTQLLFNHVWQDEQEDRGVVWIYVSYLREKLHAIGGNLTITGHQDGAFTLQSAAVAN
- a CDS encoding GTP pyrophosphokinase — protein: MQRLVGAIEQYNETEKQKTGQSAYEHLIYRVKDVASMEEKCRRKGLPVNAVSALHTIHDAIGLRIVCRFLSDIERNIADIRKIPGCTIIQEKDYIRNVKPNGYRSYHMILRLEMPFADVEGHEPGIFYAEIQLRTIAMDSWASLEHEMKYKHEIRNPELIGRELKRCADELAACDLSMETIRKLIREA
- a CDS encoding sensor histidine kinase; the protein is MDIIHRLRRKFLFLAFIAVVLILAGALGLINTITYMKMRGEVDTLLDVIVQNDGVLPVHQPGTSTQSWLSDPEWFNDTPEFAHQTRYFSVVMDEKGKIQRLNLSNISAFTELQALEIASRLAEANASQPVRGMFKNKRASYAYEVSGRDAGGKLVVVMDCTRDVGAVEAFSRYSLRFGLVCVILYLLVLGFLSNYAIRPFVENMESQKRFITNAGHELKTPVAIISANAEALELISGKSQWTDNILVQVKRVTRLINELIMLARMGEKNQKQLKLEPVDVSQCFTDAVHSFAPLVENEKKKLESQIPEGIEAESDPKYLYEIFTIFMDNAAKYCDDGGTIRAVLEPHGKKGFRALVSNDYKNGAGQDYTHFFERFYRGDESHNSQKAGYGIGLSMAQEATRLLGGKIQVEYRDGVITFGVSF
- the eno gene encoding phosphopyruvate hydratase, which translates into the protein MPIIENVCAREILDSRGNPTVEVDVLLDDGTIGRAAVPSGASTGVHEAVELRDGDKDRFGGKGVSKAVENVNDAIADVIIGLDPTRQVEIDQAMIRLDGTPNKGKLGANAILGVSLAVAKAAANAVGLPLYQYLGGVNAKELPVPMMNILNGGAHADNNVDIQEFMIMPVGADSFAEALRINAEIYQALKKVLKGKGLATAVGDEGGFAPNLESNEEALQVIVEAIEKAGYKPGEQVRLAIDTAASELFEDGKYNLKGEGVVKTADEMVEWYASLCEKYPIISIEDGLAEDDWDGWKKLTDALGKKVQLVGDDLFVTNVERLKKGIEQGVANAILIKLNQIGTLTETLDAIEMAKRAGYTAIVSHRSGETEDTTIADVVVGTNAGQIKSGAPCRTDRVAKYNQLLRIEEDLGAAAQYNGMKVFYNIK